The sequence attattcaaTTTAGCACTTTGCCAAAGAGTATCATGAAAACAGGACCAAATTTGCAACTTCATCACAAAAATTGTTGGGAGCCTTGGGAACGAGGCAAATTGGACTTGGTCGATCAAATAGCGTAGTTGATGAACtgcttattttcaaataattgtagcAGAAACGACAACTTCgccaatttaatataaagttaattttaaatgttattatatgagAAAcattacaatgttattatattatattataaacaatgtaattatacatgttttattgattaaattattgttaatttaaaatgaataagcttatagatatttatttctcAAGTATTAGTGCATATCACCAATGTGCAATACCAAACTACATAACTcatgtatagatattaaaatcaataggtttttagatattttattcatacaccTAAAATCAactcaacaattattaaattttaagtgtcAATTAAtactcactaaaaaaaaaattattgcattttgTTGAACTTTTTggtgaatttaaatataggcattctaaatatctattattatttactattatcatttttaaacattatacaggTGAGTCgtggtaattcaaaaaatttaacaactcaaatttttttaattccccTAGTAATTTCCTTTCAACTTTCGATTTATTGAGACTCGACTGtagatatttactattttttaattaaactacaatcaaattttaattattaaataggaacctacattttaatttaattatctaattctgaattacaatatttattaaaatttctatataatattaaaatattgtgttatctATAAGCaatgcatatttaaataatttaatgaaaagagtgaaaactataaattaaaggGTGCCAACTCatctctaaaaataattaactatttagttGGAACAGaactcatttttataaataagttaattaaagaaataagaaaaaaacaatgatcatattaagttataacatcTAGAGATAGCACAAACAAAAACCATGctgtcattttttttctatattactaccatttttaaaataatatagttgaaaCACAAAGTTTATGCTGTTCACATTTGAATTATacatgataattaaatttatccttgtattttataaaatatatttttataaatggtttttttgtaatacaaacaaattatactaaaaCTAAAGATCATAGCActgcaattttataaattttaataatttctctgGACACGTCATTGGAGTCCTTTGATTTCAGTACTGTAATCTTAAATTAAACACTGGATGATGGAAAGTAAGGCTTTCTGTGATGATGAACTGGtggataaaaatgttcataggtTTTTTCCACAGCAATAATAGAGGCTGCTAATCCAAAGGCAATTGTAAGCCCACGTTTACCACGGAACCaacatttgaaatattgttGATAACGACTACCACTACTTGGAGGATATCTCCAAACTTCATTCCTATAGTCCAACATAATGACattagttatacattatattaaaacagttatttGAGTAAACTTGCAAATAATCATCTGTCgacattatttaatgatttttttttaacaatactatacatttttattttacaatttaatttataaaaattgcaaaCATAAATTGTTCGAAAGTTACTTCATTGTATACAGTGCATGCCTCGAATTAAAGTAAACATTCATGATTAGTTGTTTccagtatttaattttcatttaatagatTACATacatgtgtaatttttttttttaaattgtaaataaaaatgtatagtattgttaaaaaaaaaaaaagaaatttagaattttattttctgaaaatacatatttttataataaattatgtattttgataatgtgtaacaataaaataaaataataattcataaaaagtaaataacttattactttaataataaatgtatcatggtttttagaacaaataaatacatataactaaaaaaaataatcaaacttaatgcatttttttttatattttaccaattttgAGTTTAGAATACAGTTGATTGatcaagattatttaaaaaaaattgattaactcaaaaatgatattcaaaatataggggttactattaaaaaaaaagttgtgttGTGCATGCGCAAAATACATGGATTAAAAATACTGTAGGTCATAGGAATTTATGATCCATTAATCTAGTTTAACGTCCCACAaacagaattgaaaaatatttaaagggtaatatagtatatatatataatatataataagtaataggtagtGATAGTGTCCTGTTTCCACGGGCACAcggtatattatgtgtgtgtgtgtgtgtgtgtgtgtgtgtgtgtgtagccgTGTAAGTAAAttagatacaataaaaaattattaactttttaataaatgtattcttaattttacttaaatataagttttaaatttattagaaaataaagtggcttatcaataaaaaaaaattaggtggACAATCCCAGAATTAGTACATCAATTATTAGGTTGACCAACAATTTGAATACAcatatctatacctatatactataaaatatataagtacaatgtAAAGAAGTAATACCcccatatttttatctaaataactagatatgtgtttatatatctaataggtaatatactaatatacctatgtaaaacgaaaactatttattaaaattaaaagcaacTTTACCTTAGCCACGGATCTTTGAGACCTTCGGTAGCAAGAATATTCTTCACCTTCACAAGTTCCGGCACATTATCAACTTTATATATTCTGTAATCCGGTATTTGGATTTCAGGTTCGTGATGGCCACCCATcgcttcaaaaatatatttatttttattattaaattgtatacaaattaacagAGGAATACTTACTGCTTAAAGTATATAaggatctatattattattttaatatgaataataaattattaagaagtAGAGACGTGAACGAATTAAGCAATAAGCTGAATAAGCATTGAAGGATaactaaaaaagttattaaataaaattcgaGCGATCTGATAATAGAAACAGCTGATCATTTTCAAAGAAGacataatagcataataatgGTAACTATGATAATTGTCTAATACAGTggtaatattttgtgatattgtaggtatatttattatgtttaaaccaTAGAGTAATAGTATAAACAAAATTCTTATCTAAGGCGTGAACCAAAACCAACGCTCATGAcgcttaaacaataaaaattttttttaaacaatgtttaattaattttaacttttaattcctatgttaatatagtttttgttttttatttttctacgttatttttattgaatattaaaactgTTGATATTTAACACCGTACACCATTAATaatctaagtattttaaatcaGTCATTACCATGAGTTCTGACAAAATTGACTATCCAAAAGCATCCAGTAAGTTCTTCATCATATTAGTACCATAGTATTTTAACCATATAATCGTACCT is a genomic window of Rhopalosiphum padi isolate XX-2018 chromosome 4, ASM2088224v1, whole genome shotgun sequence containing:
- the LOC132930476 gene encoding NADH dehydrogenase [ubiquinone] 1 beta subcomplex subunit 3, translating into MGGHHEPEIQIPDYRIYKVDNVPELVKVKNILATEGLKDPWLRNEVWRYPPSSGSRYQQYFKCWFRGKRGLTIAFGLAASIIAVEKTYEHFYPPVHHHRKPYFPSSSV